In Candidatus Nitronauta litoralis, one DNA window encodes the following:
- a CDS encoding KamA family radical SAM protein, whose protein sequence is METWQRQLSGSITKVEQLPFIPQDPSYREKLNKVAEVFPIRINSYFADKIKSANDPLWRQVVPTEEELDDFLSTEEALESDPLKEERDMPVPELVHRYPDRVLLMINNHCPIICRFCTRKRKIGFPGLVTRETLSKGIDYISRHPEVRDVIMSGGDPLLVPDRELERILTALREIKHLEIIRLGTRVPGTLPDRITPKLCEMLKKFHPLYANLHFNHPDEITPEVERACNMLADTGIPLGSQTVLLKDVNDSVEVMRELVHKLLKIRVKPYYIYQADMTMGTDHFRTTVETGLNIIKGLMGHTSGMGVPYYVIDTPGGGGKVRLLPDTVVRYSEEEVVVTNFEGNTYRYPQPTEQSRKKENPADKTEISAEQNLCGLT, encoded by the coding sequence ATGGAAACCTGGCAGCGGCAGTTGAGCGGCAGCATTACTAAAGTAGAACAGCTTCCTTTTATCCCCCAGGACCCATCCTACCGGGAAAAATTGAATAAGGTTGCGGAAGTCTTTCCTATAAGGATCAACTCTTATTTTGCTGACAAGATTAAATCTGCAAACGATCCTTTGTGGCGCCAGGTGGTGCCAACGGAAGAAGAGCTGGACGATTTTCTAAGTACGGAAGAGGCACTGGAGTCGGACCCTCTCAAGGAAGAGCGTGACATGCCGGTGCCGGAGTTGGTGCACCGATACCCGGACCGGGTTCTGTTGATGATCAACAACCATTGTCCGATTATCTGCCGCTTCTGCACACGCAAACGCAAGATCGGTTTTCCTGGACTGGTCACTCGAGAGACACTCAGCAAGGGAATTGATTATATTTCCCGACATCCTGAGGTGCGGGATGTGATCATGTCTGGTGGAGATCCGCTTCTGGTGCCCGATCGGGAATTAGAGCGCATTCTCACCGCGCTACGCGAAATCAAGCACCTTGAGATTATTCGTCTTGGTACCCGTGTTCCGGGGACCTTGCCGGATCGCATCACGCCTAAATTGTGCGAAATGTTGAAGAAGTTTCATCCCTTATACGCCAATCTCCACTTTAATCATCCGGATGAAATTACCCCGGAAGTAGAACGTGCCTGCAATATGCTGGCAGACACCGGGATTCCGCTGGGTAGCCAGACGGTGTTGCTCAAGGATGTGAATGACTCGGTTGAAGTGATGCGCGAGCTGGTTCACAAGCTTCTCAAGATTCGAGTCAAACCCTACTATATATATCAGGCTGATATGACCATGGGAACAGACCACTTTCGGACCACGGTTGAAACAGGATTGAATATCATCAAAGGCCTGATGGGGCACACCTCTGGAATGGGTGTCCCCTATTATGTGATCGACACACCTGGTGGCGGCGGCAAAGTGCGCTTGTTGCCCGACACGGTCGTCCGTTATTCCGAGGAAGAGGTTGTCGTTACCAACTTTGAAGGCAATACCTACCGCTATCCCCAGCCCACTGAACAATCCCGGAAAAAAGAAAATCCTGCCGATAAGACAGAAATCTCTGCTGAACAAAATCTCTGCGGCCTGACCTGA
- the modA gene encoding molybdate ABC transporter substrate-binding protein: MRFKMRSFFTFAFSLMILSLALCFMNSKTAGAEEVRVAVASNFHNPLKVIAGKFEKQSGHKIRAITGSTGKLYAQILHGAPFDLFLAADSKRPLLLEKNGQAKMGSRLTYAQGRLALWSVNPDAFSVDGILSLDKMNIKRLALANPKTAPYGLAARQTLEKLDLWKKLGARAVRGENIGQTFQFVLSGNVQLGFVALSQVLDPKNKSKGKYWKVPSDFHDPLNQDAVLLERGNGNPAAKDFLEFLKSELARKVIISYGYDLPE; encoded by the coding sequence ATCAGATTCAAGATGCGCTCTTTTTTTACGTTTGCCTTCAGTTTAATGATTTTGTCTTTGGCTCTCTGTTTTATGAATTCCAAAACAGCGGGAGCAGAAGAAGTGCGTGTTGCGGTGGCATCAAATTTTCACAATCCCCTGAAAGTCATTGCAGGAAAGTTTGAAAAACAGTCGGGGCATAAGATCCGTGCCATTACCGGATCGACTGGTAAGTTGTACGCGCAAATTCTCCATGGTGCCCCTTTCGATTTGTTCCTGGCGGCCGATAGCAAGCGACCTCTATTACTGGAAAAGAATGGGCAAGCAAAAATGGGTTCCCGGTTAACTTATGCCCAGGGCAGGCTTGCTTTGTGGAGTGTGAACCCCGATGCTTTTTCGGTGGATGGAATTTTATCCTTGGACAAGATGAATATTAAAAGGCTGGCCTTAGCCAACCCAAAAACGGCTCCTTATGGTTTGGCTGCAAGGCAGACCCTGGAAAAACTGGACCTTTGGAAAAAACTGGGAGCGCGTGCTGTGCGTGGAGAAAATATCGGACAAACATTTCAATTTGTACTCTCCGGAAATGTGCAACTGGGATTTGTGGCTTTATCACAGGTATTGGACCCAAAGAATAAATCGAAAGGAAAGTATTGGAAAGTTCCATCGGATTTCCATGACCCTCTTAACCAGGATGCCGTGTTGTTGGAAAGAGGGAATGGGAACCCTGCGGCAAAGGACTTTCTCGAATTTCTAAAAAGCGAGCTGGCCAGAAAAGTGATCATATCCTATGGTTATGACCTTCCTGAATAA
- a CDS encoding alginate export family protein, which produces MALFFVLFFIPTAFPAFAQNSSPWKIEDALHLPEWFSVSGEHRARYETLSEQFRLGSNGSDQILSFRTLAQARIKFNDEFQLKLELQDARAELADSGSRINNSIVNAAELLEANLVWKTGDLFLEGSESILRAGRFTLDLGKRRFVARNRFRNVIQGYSGLDWLWTAQQGVKVRTLLTLPVNRQPTVPTQLLNNDTEFDEESLHQIFWGIFISAPDLPAGHAGEISFFALHEDDANKFQTRNREIYTPGFRFYRPEKAGNLDYELETMLQFGSVRATPALQDTRDLDHFAHFHHAEVGYTVKSCWRWRFFLEYDYASGDADPADGKSGRFERLFGPNITDFGPTSIHTAFVRANISSPGARLQVQPHKKVSGYISYRAFWLASNKDGWQGASGLRDVTGNSEHFLGHQLFLRGKWKAHPNLKLEGGVVYRIDGDFQQGAPGAPGQGNSLYSYISTTLSF; this is translated from the coding sequence ATGGCTTTGTTTTTCGTTCTCTTTTTTATTCCTACGGCATTTCCTGCATTTGCTCAGAATTCCTCTCCCTGGAAAATAGAGGACGCACTGCATTTGCCTGAATGGTTTTCTGTTTCGGGGGAGCATCGGGCACGATATGAAACTTTATCTGAGCAGTTCCGGCTGGGTAGCAACGGCAGCGACCAGATTTTATCTTTCAGGACACTGGCGCAAGCGAGAATTAAATTCAATGACGAGTTTCAATTGAAACTGGAATTGCAGGATGCGCGTGCCGAGCTTGCAGACAGTGGCTCGAGGATAAACAATTCCATTGTCAATGCAGCCGAACTTCTTGAAGCGAATCTTGTCTGGAAAACAGGAGACCTTTTCCTGGAGGGCAGTGAAAGTATTTTGAGAGCGGGCCGTTTCACTCTGGACCTGGGCAAGCGGAGGTTTGTTGCGCGTAACCGGTTTCGAAATGTGATACAGGGATATTCCGGTTTGGATTGGCTATGGACCGCACAACAGGGAGTTAAGGTCCGTACTTTGCTTACGTTGCCCGTGAACCGTCAACCGACTGTACCCACCCAGCTTTTAAATAACGATACTGAATTCGATGAAGAGTCTCTTCATCAAATTTTCTGGGGGATATTCATCAGTGCTCCAGATTTACCAGCTGGCCATGCAGGAGAGATATCGTTTTTTGCTTTGCATGAAGACGATGCCAATAAATTTCAGACGCGGAATCGGGAAATTTACACCCCGGGTTTTAGGTTTTATCGTCCCGAAAAAGCCGGCAATCTGGATTATGAACTCGAAACCATGCTGCAGTTCGGGAGTGTAAGGGCAACCCCCGCATTGCAGGACACCCGAGACCTCGATCACTTTGCACATTTTCATCATGCAGAAGTGGGGTATACCGTGAAGTCCTGTTGGCGCTGGCGGTTTTTTCTTGAATACGATTATGCCAGCGGTGACGCTGATCCTGCTGATGGAAAAAGCGGTCGGTTTGAAAGGTTGTTTGGTCCAAACATTACTGACTTCGGGCCTACCAGTATCCACACTGCATTTGTCCGTGCCAATATCAGCTCTCCGGGAGCACGACTACAGGTTCAGCCTCACAAAAAAGTATCCGGGTACATTTCCTACCGGGCCTTTTGGTTGGCATCCAACAAAGATGGTTGGCAGGGGGCATCCGGTTTACGGGATGTGACAGGTAACTCGGAACATTTCCTTGGGCACCAGTTGTTTCTTCGTGGGAAGTGGAAGGCGCACCCTAATTTAAAACTGGAAGGGGGAGTGGTCTATCGGATTGATGGGGATTTTCAGCAAGGCGCGCCCGGTGCGCCAGGGCAGGGGAATTCCCTCTATTCCTATATTTCGACCACGTTATCTTTTTAA
- a CDS encoding PAS domain S-box protein, whose amino-acid sequence MTSRKDPKASAQSFQKALKEIEYLNNLILNSAGEGIYGLDAEGKTTFVNRAAEKMTGYTAEEMIGKCQHELCHHSHPDGTPFPVETCPIYAAFTEGKKYEVSDEVFWRKDGTPFPVEYVSTPILENMKLLGAVVVFRDITERKRAEEEIQNLRQRLEMENEYLREEFQETTSYGDILGNSPALAHIITQIEMVAPTDASVLITGESGTGKELVAREIHNRSSRKNGPIIKVNCASIPRELYESEFFGHVKGSFTGALRDRAGRFELAHGGTLFLDEVGEIPLDLQSKLLRVLQEGVYERVGDEKTREVDVRLIAATNRDLKTSVREKQFREDLYFRLNVFPVEVPPLRDRKDDLPILAESFLESVAGKMNRPVPRLTRAHVVKLKQYDWPGNVRELQNVIERAVILSRNGKLNLDLPAPVSRAEREKESFPIDKNNESNPEIFTAEKFKELERQNICRALEHCKGKVSGPGGAAEILHMNPTTLASKMKVLSIRKPE is encoded by the coding sequence ATGACCAGTCGCAAAGATCCAAAAGCTTCAGCACAATCCTTTCAAAAAGCACTCAAAGAGATCGAGTATCTAAACAACCTCATCCTCAACTCGGCTGGCGAGGGCATTTACGGTTTAGATGCCGAGGGGAAAACCACCTTCGTGAATAGAGCTGCTGAAAAAATGACGGGGTATACAGCGGAAGAGATGATTGGGAAATGCCAGCATGAACTTTGCCACCACTCCCACCCGGACGGTACCCCTTTTCCCGTAGAAACGTGTCCAATCTACGCAGCTTTTACTGAGGGGAAAAAATATGAGGTATCGGACGAAGTTTTCTGGAGAAAGGATGGAACTCCTTTTCCAGTGGAATACGTGAGCACCCCCATCCTCGAGAACATGAAACTATTGGGTGCCGTGGTGGTATTCCGCGACATCACTGAACGCAAACGGGCGGAGGAGGAAATCCAGAATCTCCGACAACGACTGGAAATGGAAAACGAATACCTGAGAGAAGAGTTTCAAGAGACCACTTCTTATGGAGACATCCTGGGCAACAGCCCAGCCCTCGCCCACATCATCACCCAGATTGAAATGGTCGCCCCCACTGATGCCAGTGTGCTGATTACCGGGGAATCCGGAACCGGAAAGGAACTGGTGGCCAGGGAGATCCATAATCGCAGTTCAAGAAAAAACGGCCCCATCATTAAAGTAAATTGCGCTTCCATTCCAAGAGAATTGTACGAAAGCGAATTCTTCGGGCATGTCAAAGGCAGCTTCACCGGGGCTCTGCGGGATCGGGCCGGACGTTTCGAGCTGGCGCATGGAGGCACTCTGTTCCTTGATGAGGTGGGAGAAATACCACTCGACCTTCAAAGCAAGCTGCTCCGGGTTTTGCAGGAAGGGGTTTACGAACGTGTTGGTGATGAGAAAACCCGCGAAGTCGATGTACGTCTCATTGCCGCAACCAACCGGGATTTGAAAACCTCAGTTCGGGAAAAACAGTTCCGGGAAGACCTTTATTTCAGGTTGAACGTGTTTCCGGTTGAAGTTCCACCCCTTCGCGACCGAAAAGATGATCTCCCTATTCTGGCTGAGAGTTTTCTTGAAAGTGTTGCTGGAAAAATGAATCGCCCTGTCCCTCGACTGACGCGTGCCCATGTTGTAAAACTGAAACAATACGACTGGCCTGGAAATGTCCGGGAACTTCAAAATGTAATTGAACGCGCGGTTATACTATCCAGAAACGGAAAATTGAATCTGGATTTGCCAGCACCTGTCAGCAGGGCTGAGAGGGAAAAAGAAAGTTTTCCCATTGATAAAAACAACGAATCTAATCCCGAAATTTTTACCGCGGAAAAATTTAAGGAATTGGAACGCCAGAATATCTGCAGAGCTCTTGAACATTGCAAAGGGAAGGTGTCCGGACCTGGAGGTGCGGCTGAAATACTTCACATGAACCCCACCACTCTGGCTTCCAAAATGAAAGTCTTGTCCATTCGAAAGCCAGAATAA
- a CDS encoding DsrE family protein: protein MKNAIIVLSDPKNESEESLGRVFNALATAYDLKNAGKDVSIIFQGTGTRWPEVLQNEDHPAHELFEAVADKVEGISCACADVFGADTSGYDLIKDNAVPKTTGLPSLSRLQDEGSNVYTF from the coding sequence ATGAAAAACGCAATCATTGTGTTATCCGATCCAAAGAACGAATCCGAAGAATCCCTGGGGAGAGTTTTTAACGCATTGGCAACAGCCTATGATTTAAAAAATGCAGGAAAAGACGTGTCGATAATTTTTCAGGGCACTGGGACCCGGTGGCCCGAGGTACTTCAAAACGAAGACCACCCCGCACATGAATTGTTTGAGGCCGTTGCAGACAAGGTTGAAGGTATTTCGTGTGCCTGCGCTGATGTGTTCGGTGCAGATACATCCGGATACGACCTCATCAAGGACAATGCTGTTCCCAAAACAACCGGGCTTCCCAGTCTGAGTCGATTGCAGGATGAGGGATCGAATGTTTACACGTTCTAA
- a CDS encoding pyridoxamine 5-phosphate oxidase, whose product MAHNFMEFAFTEPVRKEQESYGTRAAYERMEKKEAFRNTLTWQEKSYIKGRDSFYVASVGENGWPYMQYRGGPKGFLKVLNENRLAYADFRGNGQYISAGNLKASKKAVLFLMDYTRQQRLKIWVEAQVLGGREVPDLLEKVISPDYDAIVERIIVFQVLAFDWNCPQHITPRFTLEEMQGAGPPSKDPVKGSLQEI is encoded by the coding sequence ATGGCACATAACTTTATGGAGTTTGCTTTCACAGAGCCCGTACGAAAAGAGCAGGAAAGCTACGGCACTCGAGCTGCCTATGAGCGTATGGAAAAAAAAGAGGCGTTTCGAAATACACTTACATGGCAGGAGAAGTCCTATATTAAGGGAAGAGACAGCTTTTACGTCGCTTCAGTCGGGGAAAACGGCTGGCCTTATATGCAGTACCGTGGTGGCCCGAAAGGTTTCCTGAAGGTGCTTAATGAGAATCGACTGGCCTATGCAGACTTCAGGGGTAACGGACAGTACATCAGTGCAGGCAACTTAAAGGCCAGTAAAAAGGCCGTCCTCTTCCTTATGGACTATACCCGGCAACAGCGCTTGAAAATCTGGGTTGAGGCACAAGTGTTGGGGGGCAGGGAAGTGCCTGATCTGCTGGAGAAGGTTATTTCTCCAGATTATGATGCGATTGTTGAGCGCATCATTGTGTTTCAGGTTTTGGCTTTTGACTGGAATTGCCCACAGCACATCACTCCCCGTTTCACCCTTGAAGAAATGCAGGGCGCAGGTCCCCCATCAAAGGATCCAGTAAAGGGTTCCCTTCAGGAAATATGA
- a CDS encoding multidrug efflux SMR transporter produces MPWFYLLVAGVLEVVWAYTMKQSHGFSRLIPSLITISAMVASFWLLAVAMRTIPLGTAYTIWTGIGAVGSFLVGIAFLAEPVSASRIVAMILIVSGLVLMKLSSA; encoded by the coding sequence ATGCCTTGGTTCTATCTTCTCGTTGCCGGTGTTCTTGAAGTTGTATGGGCTTATACAATGAAGCAATCTCATGGCTTCAGTCGGCTCATACCATCACTCATCACAATCTCTGCGATGGTGGCCAGCTTCTGGCTGTTAGCCGTTGCCATGCGAACTATTCCGCTCGGAACTGCCTATACGATCTGGACTGGAATAGGAGCTGTAGGGTCGTTTCTTGTCGGAATTGCCTTTTTGGCTGAGCCGGTCAGTGCATCGAGAATCGTTGCTATGATTCTCATTGTTTCAGGGTTGGTGTTGATGAAGCTATCAAGCGCCTGA
- a CDS encoding transcriptional repressor encodes MKKSSSPLLTDKTKALLKEKGLSITQPRKTILEFLLENHGPFSIEEIHQRIGESACDLATVYRCMGQFEKEELVEKRFLGDETLRYEFRDESHHHHHIICRNCKNVTPMDYCLISEVEKMIQDKGYTNITHSLEFFGICPECNISD; translated from the coding sequence ATGAAAAAATCATCCTCACCGCTTCTCACAGACAAAACGAAAGCTCTTCTTAAAGAGAAGGGATTGAGCATAACTCAGCCTCGAAAAACTATTCTCGAGTTTCTGCTGGAAAACCACGGTCCTTTTTCTATTGAGGAGATTCACCAGAGGATTGGCGAAAGTGCCTGCGACCTGGCGACGGTATACCGCTGTATGGGACAATTTGAAAAGGAAGAGCTGGTCGAAAAACGTTTTTTAGGAGATGAGACGCTTCGTTATGAATTCAGGGATGAATCTCACCACCATCATCATATTATCTGCCGGAACTGTAAGAATGTAACCCCAATGGATTATTGCCTGATTTCTGAAGTTGAAAAAATGATACAAGACAAGGGTTACACCAATATCACACACAGTCTTGAATTTTTTGGCATTTGCCCTGAATGCAATATTTCTGACTAG
- a CDS encoding ShlB/FhaC/HecB family hemolysin secretion/activation protein, whose protein sequence is MFSYLLDGKFKGGFFFQALLITLFLQSIVHAQQNIIPPAGESGIIQKSLENTRPERGRPPTVIPEIKIQDSRKLKDPGTGPSFFVRHIQVEGNRLVKYEELAPIIALDEGLEVTLGILDLIGQEITALYFRKGYILARTYIPAQKIQDGVVTFQVVEGRLGRIEVTGNQRFLASLIRERFKPLLGRPDLKEKDLERPILELNDLIGLRVSSVLRPGKEFGTSDLVIEVKESLPFRFSLDADNFGSVFTGQNRVGITAATGSLFTFGDMFKLRALRTGLGQDFVSPSYMMPLNDNGASLELSYIYSDHQLGGALSVLNAGGSSHLFTTDILQTLYRSRMRTIYVGGGLDFRFFENSIQNIITTSDDLFNVHLFAGLEFRDSLKAQTFVQGRMQFGYTETDATDPLNSRFLGQGNEIITSLSVTRYQSAFFFDSYLTMKFSGQITHERVLSPDQFVLGGVGTVRGYPLADASGDKGYLASVEYVIPLPINIPVTTNPVYTFKDLFSLFAFIDHGRIFIEDPQSGERNTSLTSAGGGIRLSVPKGKGHLPGADFSLTYGLPVLGDQNPSDGSLGIIHIGGRLNF, encoded by the coding sequence ATGTTTTCGTATCTTTTAGATGGAAAATTTAAGGGGGGCTTTTTTTTTCAAGCGCTTTTAATCACCTTGTTCCTCCAATCCATTGTTCATGCACAACAAAATATCATTCCTCCTGCGGGAGAATCCGGAATTATTCAAAAGTCTCTGGAAAATACCCGGCCCGAACGGGGTCGTCCTCCAACAGTAATTCCTGAAATAAAAATCCAAGATAGTCGAAAACTCAAGGACCCTGGTACAGGACCTTCCTTTTTTGTCAGACACATCCAGGTGGAGGGGAACCGTCTGGTTAAATATGAAGAACTGGCTCCTATCATTGCCCTCGATGAAGGGTTGGAAGTGACTCTGGGTATTCTTGACCTCATCGGTCAGGAAATCACTGCTCTATATTTTAGAAAAGGATACATTCTGGCCCGCACTTATATCCCTGCGCAAAAGATTCAGGATGGTGTTGTTACTTTCCAGGTAGTGGAAGGTCGACTTGGCCGGATAGAGGTAACAGGTAACCAGCGATTTTTAGCCAGTCTGATAAGGGAGCGATTTAAACCGTTGTTGGGTCGACCCGACTTAAAAGAAAAGGATCTCGAACGTCCTATTCTGGAATTAAACGATCTGATCGGTCTCAGAGTTTCTTCTGTTTTGCGACCGGGTAAAGAATTCGGTACATCAGATTTGGTAATTGAAGTTAAGGAATCTTTGCCCTTCAGGTTTTCCCTGGATGCAGATAACTTCGGTTCTGTTTTCACCGGCCAAAACCGTGTGGGAATTACAGCGGCAACTGGAAGTCTGTTTACATTTGGGGATATGTTCAAGTTGCGCGCTCTCCGTACAGGACTGGGACAGGATTTTGTCAGTCCCAGTTACATGATGCCGCTGAATGATAACGGTGCCAGCCTGGAGTTGTCTTATATATATTCTGACCATCAACTGGGCGGAGCCCTGTCTGTGCTGAATGCTGGAGGAAGCTCACACCTTTTCACTACAGACATTCTACAGACACTGTACCGCAGTCGAATGAGGACAATTTATGTGGGAGGAGGGCTGGACTTTCGTTTCTTTGAAAACTCCATTCAGAATATTATTACAACCAGTGACGACCTTTTTAATGTTCACCTGTTTGCGGGGTTGGAGTTTAGAGACTCGCTGAAGGCGCAAACTTTTGTGCAGGGCCGCATGCAATTTGGTTATACAGAGACAGATGCAACAGACCCTTTGAATTCCAGATTCCTTGGTCAGGGCAATGAAATCATCACCTCCCTTAGCGTTACCCGGTATCAATCAGCATTTTTTTTCGACAGTTATTTGACGATGAAATTCAGTGGTCAAATCACCCACGAGCGCGTTCTCTCGCCAGATCAGTTTGTATTAGGCGGAGTTGGAACGGTAAGGGGGTACCCACTTGCCGATGCTTCGGGTGACAAGGGTTACCTGGCCTCGGTTGAATATGTAATTCCACTCCCGATAAACATTCCCGTTACTACAAACCCCGTGTATACTTTTAAAGATCTGTTTTCACTATTCGCGTTTATCGACCACGGTCGTATATTTATAGAAGACCCTCAATCGGGGGAAAGAAACACTTCTCTTACCAGCGCAGGAGGCGGTATCCGGTTGTCGGTGCCCAAGGGAAAGGGTCATTTGCCGGGAGCAGATTTTTCACTGACTTATGGACTCCCGGTTCTGGGTGACCAAAATCCATCAGACGGGAGTCTGGGAATAATTCATATTGGAGGCAGGCTGAATTTTTAG
- a CDS encoding FecR domain-containing protein, whose translation MNSTIQNSFFLRFKKPGVFFIALIGTLFFGQWVEAQEDVLGRIISIRGTVEFQSPQGGSAANTAGQVKPVSFGPWQKVQPKQEIHVNDRIRTSRKSRLKILFKDKSLFAMGPKTEITLEKYLFQPDNKLRQSVVNIAHGLSMYIINKESINPDSKFEIKTPTAILAARGTKGFFSATSGRTLLANQAGAMNARNVDPQVVGNVNVGIMMKSIIEAGKPPTTPAPLLPGERILINRIVNGFPASSFSGEAKSGDVVVELGSDSSGTQEDFTEFYEFFDDSDAESCSMN comes from the coding sequence ATGAATTCAACAATTCAAAACTCATTTTTTCTTCGTTTTAAAAAGCCGGGTGTATTTTTTATCGCCCTAATAGGCACTTTATTTTTCGGCCAATGGGTTGAGGCCCAGGAAGATGTGTTGGGTCGTATTATTTCAATCCGGGGGACAGTCGAGTTTCAATCTCCTCAGGGCGGTTCGGCAGCTAACACAGCCGGGCAGGTAAAACCGGTTTCTTTTGGTCCCTGGCAAAAAGTTCAACCGAAACAGGAGATTCATGTCAACGATCGAATCCGCACCTCCCGAAAGAGCCGGTTGAAAATTCTATTTAAAGACAAAAGTTTGTTCGCTATGGGACCCAAAACAGAAATCACTCTGGAAAAATACCTGTTCCAGCCCGATAACAAATTGCGACAAAGTGTAGTCAATATCGCGCATGGGTTGTCTATGTACATTATCAATAAAGAGTCGATTAACCCTGACTCCAAGTTTGAGATCAAGACACCAACGGCGATTCTGGCAGCCCGGGGTACCAAAGGTTTTTTCAGTGCCACATCGGGTCGAACGCTTCTTGCTAATCAGGCAGGGGCAATGAATGCCAGGAACGTCGATCCACAAGTCGTTGGAAATGTAAATGTAGGAATAATGATGAAGAGTATTATTGAAGCCGGGAAGCCTCCCACCACACCGGCTCCGTTGCTCCCTGGAGAGCGCATACTTATTAATCGGATTGTCAACGGTTTTCCAGCCTCAAGTTTTTCAGGCGAAGCGAAGTCTGGAGATGTAGTCGTAGAACTTGGCTCTGATAGCTCGGGAACTCAGGAGGATTTTACTGAATTCTATGAATTCTTTGATGATTCCGATGCGGAATCCTGTAGTATGAACTAG